A genomic region of Leptotrichia hofstadii contains the following coding sequences:
- a CDS encoding Rqc2 family fibronectin-binding protein gives MLYLDGIGISFLIKEIKEKILRYKLTKIFQYDRVSFSLFFGKNNLIFQVKDNSTIFYLKDEKDPNTDFQSKFLLSLKKHLQNSILINIRQEGFDRIVYFDFEKLNQFGDVEKYTLIIEIMGKASNIFLTSKDKILSALYFTSIDVGNRVIMTGARYTLPFEEKKISPLYLEDENFPFKTETFMEKIEGVGRAFALECSQNYDTFKKYLSSYKPVMYEIINRGKIQKVLTYNEFSEFNQKENTTLENERKYFETLNEGLNAYFKTTITSNVISEKKKNLLKYVDSQIKKFKKIEKNIKVDLKKNENFEKYKNIGDILAANMHQIKYGMKKITVFDFYNNEEVTINLDPLLSPNDNLNFYYNKYNKGKRTISALDSRFLDIQNEIRYFEEIKMFIEKENDFIGIEEIENELNLSNSGNKIKNKIKLNKSKKRELLSFDYKSFQIFVGRNNKENEEISFSKGQPNDIWMHAKDIPGSHVLILRNNQKVPDDVLLHAATLACDYSKAKKGDKVTVDYCERKFVKKIKNSKPGNVIYTNFHSLLIEVQ, from the coding sequence ATGCTTTATTTAGATGGAATTGGGATTTCATTTTTGATAAAAGAAATAAAAGAAAAAATATTACGATATAAACTGACAAAGATTTTCCAATATGACAGAGTTTCATTTTCACTCTTTTTTGGAAAGAATAACTTGATTTTTCAAGTAAAGGACAATTCAACAATTTTTTACTTAAAAGACGAAAAAGATCCAAATACTGATTTTCAATCAAAATTTTTGTTATCACTAAAAAAACATTTACAAAATTCAATTTTAATAAATATTCGTCAGGAAGGTTTTGATAGAATTGTATATTTTGACTTTGAGAAGTTAAATCAATTTGGAGATGTGGAAAAATATACATTAATTATTGAAATTATGGGAAAAGCAAGCAATATTTTCTTAACTAGCAAAGATAAAATTCTCTCTGCTCTCTATTTTACTTCAATTGATGTTGGAAACCGTGTTATTATGACAGGTGCAAGATATACTTTGCCATTTGAGGAAAAAAAGATTTCGCCACTTTATCTGGAAGACGAAAATTTTCCATTTAAAACTGAAACTTTTATGGAAAAAATCGAAGGTGTCGGACGGGCCTTTGCACTAGAATGTTCACAAAACTACGACACTTTCAAAAAATATTTATCTAGCTATAAACCAGTAATGTATGAAATCATAAATCGTGGGAAAATCCAGAAAGTGCTAACTTACAACGAATTTTCTGAATTTAATCAAAAGGAAAATACAACTTTAGAAAATGAAAGAAAATATTTTGAAACTTTAAACGAAGGTTTAAATGCTTATTTTAAAACAACTATTACTTCCAACGTTATTAGTGAAAAAAAGAAAAATCTACTAAAATACGTTGATTCACAAATAAAAAAATTCAAAAAAATTGAAAAAAATATAAAAGTTGACTTGAAAAAAAATGAAAACTTTGAAAAATATAAAAATATTGGAGATATTTTGGCGGCAAATATGCACCAGATAAAATATGGAATGAAAAAAATCACGGTTTTTGATTTTTATAATAATGAGGAAGTTACAATAAATCTGGATCCACTTTTATCTCCAAATGATAATTTAAACTTTTATTACAATAAGTATAATAAAGGAAAACGTACAATTTCAGCCTTAGATTCCAGATTTTTAGACATTCAGAATGAAATAAGATATTTTGAGGAAATAAAAATGTTTATCGAAAAGGAAAATGATTTTATTGGAATCGAAGAAATTGAAAACGAGCTGAACCTTTCAAATAGTGGAAATAAAATAAAAAACAAAATCAAGCTGAACAAGTCGAAAAAACGTGAATTATTATCGTTTGATTACAAAAGCTTTCAAATCTTCGTTGGAAGAAACAACAAGGAAAATGAAGAAATATCCTTTTCAAAAGGACAGCCTAACGACATCTGGATGCACGCAAAAGATATTCCTGGCAGCCATGTCCTTATTTTACGAAACAATCAGAAAGTTCCAGATGATGTTCTTCTGCATGCGGCAACTCTTGCTTGCGACTATTCCAAGGCTAAAAAAGGTGACAAAGTTACAGTTGACTACTGCGAAAGAAAATTTGTAAAAAAAATAAAAAATAGTAAACCCGGAAATGTGATTTATACAAACTTTCACTCTTTATTAATTGAAGTTCAATAA
- a CDS encoding CTP synthase produces MNTHNDSTKYIFVTGGVVSSLGKGIVASSLGRLLKERGYKVTIQKFDPYINVDPGTMSPYQHGEVFVTEDGAETDLDLGHYERFINENLTKYNNLTTGKIMSKIIAKERRGEFLGGTVQTVPHMTDEIKYNVIKAAEENNSDIVITEIGGTIGDIESDPFIEAIRQLKREVGRENIAYIHVTLLPYLKAAGELKTKPTQHSVKMLQGLGISPDVIVVRSEHPVDENIKKKISLFCDIDEEAVIESLDAKSLYEIPLTMEKLGLADVICKHFKIKNEKPLLTEWTKMVEKFKNPKKLVKVAVVGKYIELKDAYISIHESIEHAGFNLDTKVEIDYFKAGEFDVKKLADYDGILVPGGFGDRGIDGKVEAIKFARENNIPFFGICLGMQMACVEFARNVLGYKGATSTEFEKDTSYPIISLMEEQKGLKDMGGTMRLGAYPCILKDDSLAARVYGRTQIAERHRHRYEFNNAFREEFEKAGMDIVGLSPDGNYVEVIEIKNHPYFIATQYHPEFKSRPNRPHPLFTGWIKAALKKRSEK; encoded by the coding sequence ATGAATACACATAATGATTCAACAAAATATATATTTGTTACAGGTGGAGTTGTTTCATCGCTTGGAAAAGGAATTGTGGCTTCTTCGTTGGGAAGATTACTAAAAGAAAGAGGCTATAAGGTTACAATTCAAAAGTTTGATCCATATATAAATGTGGATCCAGGAACTATGAGCCCTTATCAGCATGGGGAAGTTTTTGTTACAGAGGATGGAGCAGAAACTGACTTGGATTTGGGGCATTATGAAAGATTTATCAATGAGAATCTGACAAAGTATAATAATTTGACAACCGGGAAAATTATGTCAAAAATTATTGCGAAAGAGCGTCGTGGGGAGTTTTTAGGAGGAACTGTACAAACTGTGCCTCACATGACAGATGAAATTAAGTACAATGTTATAAAAGCGGCTGAAGAAAATAATTCGGATATTGTAATTACTGAGATTGGCGGGACAATTGGAGATATTGAAAGTGATCCGTTTATTGAAGCGATTCGTCAGTTGAAAAGAGAAGTTGGAAGAGAGAATATTGCTTACATTCACGTAACATTATTGCCATATTTGAAAGCAGCTGGAGAGCTTAAGACTAAACCTACACAGCACAGCGTAAAAATGCTTCAAGGACTTGGAATCTCGCCAGATGTGATTGTAGTGAGAAGTGAACATCCTGTTGATGAAAATATTAAGAAAAAAATCTCGCTTTTCTGCGATATTGATGAAGAGGCGGTTATTGAATCGCTTGATGCAAAAAGCCTTTATGAAATACCATTAACCATGGAAAAATTAGGACTTGCCGATGTAATTTGCAAGCATTTTAAAATAAAAAATGAAAAGCCATTACTGACTGAATGGACTAAAATGGTGGAAAAATTCAAAAATCCTAAAAAGCTTGTAAAAGTAGCAGTTGTTGGAAAATATATCGAATTAAAGGATGCTTACATAAGTATTCATGAATCAATAGAGCATGCTGGGTTTAATCTTGATACAAAAGTTGAAATTGACTATTTTAAGGCCGGAGAATTTGACGTGAAAAAACTGGCTGATTATGACGGAATTTTAGTGCCAGGTGGATTTGGCGACAGAGGAATAGATGGAAAAGTTGAAGCGATTAAATTTGCAAGGGAAAATAACATTCCATTTTTTGGAATCTGTCTTGGAATGCAAATGGCGTGTGTAGAGTTTGCAAGAAACGTGCTTGGCTATAAAGGTGCTACTTCAACAGAATTTGAAAAGGACACTTCATATCCAATTATAAGCCTTATGGAAGAGCAAAAAGGTCTGAAAGATATGGGAGGAACAATGCGTCTTGGGGCATATCCATGTATATTAAAAGACGACAGTTTAGCTGCAAGAGTTTATGGAAGAACTCAGATTGCTGAAAGACACAGACATAGATACGAATTTAATAACGCTTTCAGAGAAGAATTTGAAAAAGCTGGAATGGATATCGTAGGATTATCTCCAGACGGAAATTACGTGGAAGTAATCGAAATAAAAAATCACCCATACTTCATAGCCACACAATACCATCCAGAATTCAAAAGCCGTCCAAATCGTCCACATCCATTGTTTACAGGCTGGATAAAAGCGGCATTAAAGAAACGAAGCGAAAAATAA
- a CDS encoding MarR family winged helix-turn-helix transcriptional regulator, with translation MYEKIETLLDKFYKTYYKIEEINLNQVIKCLTTSELHIIEAIGENEITMNELSDKLGITMGTASVAVNKLTDKQFLERSRSDVDRRKVFVKLTSKGKVALNYHGDFHSNILEKITDDIPSKKLETFIEVFETIVQNLDKVKKDIQPESILNFEKDDLVQVSSIKGSVAIRKYLNEKGVMIKSLIKIINIDKYLITLLVDGDEKILNIEDAENIMVRKNAF, from the coding sequence ATGTATGAAAAAATAGAAACTCTATTAGACAAATTCTATAAAACATATTATAAAATTGAAGAAATAAATTTGAATCAGGTAATTAAATGCTTGACTACATCTGAACTTCATATTATTGAAGCGATCGGGGAAAATGAAATTACAATGAATGAACTGTCTGACAAACTGGGCATTACAATGGGAACAGCCTCAGTCGCCGTAAACAAGCTGACTGACAAGCAATTTCTGGAACGCTCCCGGTCGGACGTTGACAGGCGTAAAGTTTTTGTAAAGCTTACTTCAAAAGGAAAAGTCGCATTAAACTATCATGGAGATTTCCACTCAAATATTCTTGAAAAAATTACAGATGATATTCCATCAAAGAAATTAGAAACATTTATCGAGGTTTTTGAAACAATTGTACAAAATCTGGATAAAGTCAAAAAGGATATTCAGCCTGAATCAATACTAAATTTTGAAAAAGACGATCTGGTTCAAGTTTCATCAATAAAAGGAAGTGTTGCAATCAGAAAATATTTAAACGAAAAAGGTGTTATGATAAAATCACTAATAAAAATCATAAATATTGATAAATATTTGATAACTTTGCTCGTAGATGGGGATGAGAAGATACTAAATATTGAAGATGCAGAAAATATTATGGTTAGAAAAAATGCTTTTTAA
- the whiA gene encoding DNA-binding protein WhiA, which produces MSYSANVKREIFNLENTDKDTIYAELFGIFIAKNVITEHGIYFSTENVSLAKRIYSNLRAVTNIPIQLKYVISKRLGTHKMYEVILFPTQHNQQEYKSFLKKIYFHKNFSVVENEKQLAGIIRGFFLSCGYIKSPEKAYAMDFFVDTEDSATYLYYLFKQMGKKVFQTEKKNKSLVYLRNSEDILDIIFLIGGINSFFEFEEVTINKEIRNKINRNMNWEIANETKKLSASEKQINMIKVIDEKMGLSELTDVLSETARIRLENQEMSLQELADLMEISKSGIKNRFRRLETIYKGLLEN; this is translated from the coding sequence ATGTCATATTCAGCAAATGTAAAAAGAGAAATCTTTAATTTAGAAAATACAGATAAGGATACTATTTATGCAGAGCTTTTTGGAATTTTTATTGCAAAGAATGTAATTACAGAACACGGAATTTATTTCAGCACTGAAAATGTCTCGCTTGCTAAAAGAATTTATTCAAATTTACGGGCAGTAACAAATATCCCAATTCAATTAAAATACGTTATTAGTAAACGCCTTGGAACACACAAAATGTATGAAGTGATACTTTTTCCTACTCAGCACAACCAGCAGGAATACAAATCATTTTTAAAAAAAATCTATTTTCACAAAAATTTTTCAGTTGTGGAGAATGAAAAACAGCTAGCTGGCATAATCAGAGGTTTTTTTCTTAGCTGTGGATATATAAAGTCTCCAGAAAAGGCTTATGCGATGGATTTTTTTGTGGATACTGAAGATTCTGCCACTTATTTGTATTACTTGTTTAAACAGATGGGAAAAAAAGTTTTTCAGACAGAGAAAAAAAATAAAAGCCTTGTTTATTTGCGAAATTCAGAAGACATTTTGGATATAATTTTTTTAATTGGGGGAATAAATTCATTTTTTGAATTTGAGGAAGTTACGATAAATAAGGAAATTCGAAATAAAATTAATAGAAATATGAATTGGGAAATTGCAAATGAAACCAAAAAATTATCGGCTTCTGAAAAGCAGATTAATATGATAAAGGTAATTGATGAAAAAATGGGACTTTCAGAATTGACAGACGTATTAAGCGAAACAGCAAGAATTCGGCTAGAGAATCAGGAAATGTCTCTACAGGAACTAGCAGATTTAATGGAAATTTCTAAATCTGGAATAAAAAATAGATTTAGACGGCTGGAAACAATTTATAAAGGACTGTTAGAAAACTAA
- the rsgA gene encoding ribosome small subunit-dependent GTPase A produces the protein MKGFYYVLDENSKNLNEENIYECKLRGTLKVKNDKMNCIIGDLVEFDEKEKVIEKIEKRENFLYRPLIANIDFIGILFAIKSPNFDFTNFQKMLLNANSQNIPVVLILSKIDLVSKEELGEFFNKFKQIFKETISIFPISTETNTGITELKQYINKKSVVISGPSGAGKSTLINTLIGKEVLATNDVSQKTKKGRHTTIESRFFMSAPHSYIIDTPGFSTLDFPKLEEKKELEKLFPEFLEFIPNCKFRDCIHVNEPNCAIKENVENGNISQERYDFYLHSLQNIRFNK, from the coding sequence ATAAAAGGATTTTACTATGTTTTAGACGAAAATTCCAAAAATTTGAATGAAGAAAATATTTATGAATGTAAACTACGTGGAACATTAAAAGTAAAAAATGATAAAATGAACTGTATTATCGGAGATCTTGTAGAATTTGACGAAAAGGAAAAAGTTATTGAAAAAATTGAAAAAAGAGAAAATTTTTTATATCGTCCACTAATTGCAAATATTGATTTTATCGGTATTCTATTTGCAATAAAAAGTCCGAATTTTGATTTTACAAATTTTCAGAAAATGCTGTTAAACGCAAATTCTCAAAATATTCCAGTTGTGCTAATATTGTCAAAAATTGACTTAGTTTCAAAAGAAGAACTGGGGGAATTTTTTAATAAATTTAAACAAATTTTTAAAGAAACAATTTCTATTTTCCCAATTTCAACTGAAACGAATACTGGAATTACCGAATTAAAGCAATATATAAACAAAAAATCAGTTGTAATTTCAGGACCATCGGGTGCCGGAAAATCCACGCTTATAAACACTCTAATTGGTAAAGAAGTACTAGCTACAAATGATGTCAGCCAGAAAACCAAAAAAGGGCGGCATACAACAATAGAAAGCCGATTTTTTATGTCAGCACCACATTCATACATAATAGACACTCCAGGATTTTCCACATTAGACTTTCCAAAACTGGAAGAAAAAAAGGAACTGGAAAAATTATTTCCAGAATTTTTAGAATTTATTCCTAACTGCAAATTTCGAGACTGTATTCACGTAAACGAGCCAAACTGTGCAATAAAGGAAAATGTGGAAAATGGTAATATTTCGCAAGAACGATACGATTTTTATCTACATTCATTACAAAATATAAGATTTAATAAATAA
- the rpe gene encoding ribulose-phosphate 3-epimerase: protein MIKEKRTIIAPSLLAADFSKLKEEITQVEKLGAEYLHLDVMDGNFVPNISFGAPVISSLRKHSNLVFDVHLMVNEPDYLIEDFAQFSDIITVHAEAAKHLNRTIQLIKSFGKKVGVALNPSTPLDVIKYDLDNIDMVLIMTVNPGFGGQKFIPEMIQKIKNLRKINQKIDIEVDGGINAETGKLVKEAGANVLVAGSYIFSGNYKEKIESLK from the coding sequence ATGATTAAAGAAAAAAGGACAATAATTGCACCTTCACTGCTTGCTGCAGATTTTAGCAAATTAAAAGAAGAAATTACGCAAGTGGAAAAACTGGGAGCAGAATATCTCCATTTGGATGTTATGGACGGAAATTTTGTACCAAATATCAGCTTTGGAGCTCCTGTTATTTCATCTTTACGAAAACATAGCAATCTTGTATTTGACGTTCATTTGATGGTAAACGAACCAGATTACCTAATAGAAGATTTTGCACAATTCTCAGACATAATCACAGTCCATGCTGAAGCTGCAAAGCACTTGAACAGAACAATCCAGCTAATAAAATCTTTTGGAAAAAAAGTAGGAGTTGCATTAAATCCTTCTACTCCACTGGATGTTATAAAATATGATCTGGATAACATTGATATGGTGTTAATTATGACTGTAAATCCCGGTTTTGGCGGACAAAAATTCATTCCTGAAATGATTCAAAAAATAAAAAATTTGCGAAAAATTAACCAAAAGATTGATATTGAAGTGGATGGAGGAATCAACGCTGAAACTGGAAAACTGGTAAAGGAAGCTGGAGCAAATGTGTTAGTTGCAGGTTCATATATTTTTAGCGGAAATTATAAAGAAAAAATTGAATCTTTAAAATAA
- the lpxK gene encoding tetraacyldisaccharide 4'-kinase, whose protein sequence is MKLLSIIYGFIVFLRNKLYDLNIFKEKKVDGVEIICIGNIVAGGTGKTPAVQYFVQKYLEKNKKVGILSRGYKGKRETDLLLVRDEKKIYATSKESGDEAYLHALNFQIPVVVCKNRYEGAIFLKEKCGVETIIMDDGFQHRKLKKDKNIILIDATNPFGMNDYLPKGRLRESLDSLKRADEIIITKSNYVSREEIAKIRERLAKYQKPISVATFEESYFYKLNFENRKKLGKINNENNIRNEKFPLEIIKNKNVLIFSSIANPVVFYQTIKKLNPSNIDEIKFPDHHIYTSEEILEIKEKAQNYDYVLTTEKDIVKIDENIENLMILKMEFKIAEK, encoded by the coding sequence ATGAAATTATTGTCGATTATATACGGATTTATCGTTTTTTTACGAAATAAACTTTATGATTTGAATATTTTTAAAGAAAAAAAGGTTGATGGAGTGGAGATAATTTGCATTGGAAATATTGTGGCAGGTGGGACTGGGAAAACACCAGCTGTGCAGTATTTTGTGCAGAAATATTTAGAAAAGAATAAAAAAGTTGGAATTCTGAGTCGAGGCTACAAGGGAAAACGGGAAACTGATTTACTGCTTGTACGGGATGAAAAGAAGATTTATGCCACTTCAAAGGAATCAGGAGATGAAGCCTATTTGCACGCCTTAAATTTTCAAATTCCTGTCGTAGTCTGTAAAAATCGCTACGAAGGTGCAATTTTTTTAAAAGAAAAATGCGGTGTGGAAACAATTATTATGGATGACGGCTTTCAGCATAGAAAATTGAAAAAGGATAAAAATATAATTCTAATTGATGCAACAAATCCTTTTGGAATGAATGATTATTTGCCAAAAGGCCGATTGCGGGAATCGCTTGACTCTTTAAAAAGAGCTGATGAAATTATTATTACAAAAAGCAATTATGTTTCGAGAGAAGAAATTGCGAAAATTAGGGAAAGATTGGCAAAATATCAAAAACCGATTTCTGTTGCTACTTTTGAAGAAAGTTATTTTTACAAATTAAATTTTGAAAATAGGAAAAAATTGGGTAAAATAAATAATGAAAACAATATAAGAAATGAAAAATTTCCATTAGAAATTATTAAAAATAAAAATGTTCTAATTTTTTCTTCAATAGCAAATCCAGTTGTATTTTATCAGACAATAAAAAAATTAAATCCAAGTAATATTGATGAAATAAAATTTCCAGATCATCACATTTACACAAGTGAAGAAATTTTGGAAATAAAGGAAAAAGCCCAAAATTATGATTATGTCTTGACAACGGAAAAGGATATTGTGAAAATTGATGAAAATATAGAAAATTTAATGATTTTAAAAATGGAATTTAAAATTGCTGAAAAATAA
- the serS gene encoding serine--tRNA ligase: MLEMRYIRENADKVREYLKNRNSDFDLDSLLKFDEDRRNLLQEVEMLKKERNESSALIGKYKQEGKDPAELLARMQTVSAKIKELDQKVAEIDEKQLELAYTIPNKLSDTTPVGKDEDDNVEVRKWGTPREFDFEIKSHDELGVELGILDFERGAKLGGSRFTVYKNAAARLERALIAFMIDVHTGEHGFEEIFTPQLVRREMMVGTGQLPKFADDAYKIEGDEMYLIPTAEVTLTNLHNSEILDEEELPKYYCGYTACFRKEAGSGGRDLKGLIRQHQFNKVEMVKIVKPETSYDELEKMVNCAEKILQKLELPYRVLALCSGDIGFSAAKTYDLEVWVPSQGKYREISSCSNTEDFQARRAMIKYREKETGKSHFVHTLNGSGLAVGRTLLAIMENYQQDDGTIKVPEVLVPYMGGMTVIK, from the coding sequence ATGCTAGAGATGAGATATATAAGGGAAAATGCTGATAAAGTCAGAGAATATTTAAAAAATAGAAATAGTGACTTTGATTTAGATTCATTGCTGAAATTTGATGAAGACAGAAGAAATTTGCTTCAGGAAGTGGAAATGCTGAAGAAAGAAAGAAATGAATCAAGTGCATTGATAGGAAAATATAAACAGGAAGGAAAAGATCCTGCCGAATTACTTGCGAGAATGCAGACTGTCAGTGCAAAAATTAAGGAACTTGACCAAAAGGTGGCAGAAATTGATGAAAAGCAGCTGGAACTTGCTTATACGATTCCAAACAAATTAAGTGATACGACTCCAGTTGGAAAAGATGAAGATGATAATGTGGAAGTTAGAAAATGGGGAACTCCACGAGAATTTGACTTTGAAATAAAATCGCATGATGAACTAGGAGTAGAACTAGGGATTTTGGATTTTGAAAGAGGGGCAAAACTTGGCGGTTCAAGATTTACAGTTTATAAAAATGCGGCGGCAAGACTGGAAAGAGCTTTGATTGCGTTTATGATTGATGTTCATACTGGGGAACATGGGTTTGAGGAGATTTTTACGCCACAATTAGTTAGACGGGAAATGATGGTGGGAACAGGACAGCTTCCAAAATTTGCTGATGATGCCTATAAAATTGAAGGCGATGAAATGTACTTGATTCCAACGGCAGAAGTTACACTTACAAATTTACATAACAGCGAAATTCTGGATGAAGAGGAATTGCCTAAATATTACTGTGGATACACAGCTTGCTTCAGAAAAGAAGCCGGTTCTGGAGGGCGTGATTTAAAAGGTCTTATAAGACAGCATCAGTTTAACAAAGTGGAAATGGTAAAAATTGTAAAACCTGAAACTTCTTACGATGAACTTGAAAAAATGGTAAACTGTGCAGAAAAAATATTGCAAAAACTCGAATTGCCATATAGAGTGCTGGCACTTTGCAGCGGAGATATAGGATTTAGTGCGGCAAAAACTTATGATTTGGAAGTTTGGGTGCCAAGCCAAGGAAAATACAGGGAAATTTCTTCTTGCTCAAATACAGAGGACTTTCAAGCTAGACGTGCAATGATTAAATACAGGGAAAAAGAAACTGGAAAGAGCCATTTTGTCCATACTCTGAATGGATCGGGGCTTGCAGTGGGAAGAACATTGCTTGCAATTATGGAAAATTACCAGCAGGATGACGGAACTATAAAAGTTCCAGAAGTATTAGTGCCTTATATGGGTGGAATGACAGTTATAAAATAA
- a CDS encoding class II fructose-bisphosphate aldolase translates to MKYHFKDLGLSNTKEMFAKANKEGYAVPAFNFNNMEQLQGIIEACVEEGSPVILQVSTGARKYIGKEMLPWLAKAATAYVEASGSDIPVALHLDHGPNFAEAKDCIEYGFSSVMYDGSHHPYDENVAEAKQVADFAHQHDVTVEAELGVLAGIEDDVVAAEHVYTQPDEVEDFVTKTGVDSLAIAIGTSHGAHKFKPGDDPKLRLDILEEIEKRIPGFPIVLHGSSAVPHQFVEMINQYGGKIADAIGIPDSELRKAAKSAVAKINVDTDGRLAFTAGIREVFAKNPGEFDPRKYVGPAKDYMKEYYKDKIRNVFGSNGAYKAGAAR, encoded by the coding sequence ATGAAATATCATTTTAAAGATTTAGGATTAAGCAACACTAAGGAAATGTTTGCTAAAGCAAATAAAGAAGGTTACGCAGTACCTGCTTTTAACTTTAACAACATGGAACAATTACAAGGAATTATCGAAGCGTGTGTTGAAGAAGGATCACCAGTAATTCTTCAAGTATCAACAGGTGCAAGAAAATATATTGGTAAAGAAATGTTACCTTGGCTTGCAAAAGCTGCAACAGCTTATGTAGAAGCATCAGGATCAGACATTCCAGTAGCATTGCACTTGGATCATGGTCCAAACTTCGCTGAAGCAAAAGACTGTATCGAATACGGATTCTCTTCAGTAATGTATGACGGATCTCACCACCCTTACGATGAAAACGTTGCAGAAGCAAAACAAGTTGCTGATTTCGCTCACCAACACGATGTTACAGTTGAAGCTGAATTAGGAGTTTTAGCTGGAATCGAAGACGATGTAGTAGCAGCAGAACACGTTTATACTCAACCTGATGAAGTTGAAGACTTCGTAACAAAAACAGGAGTTGATTCATTAGCAATCGCAATTGGAACTTCTCACGGAGCTCACAAATTCAAACCAGGAGACGATCCTAAATTAAGATTGGATATCTTGGAAGAAATCGAAAAAAGAATACCTGGATTCCCAATCGTATTACATGGTTCATCAGCAGTACCACACCAATTTGTTGAAATGATTAATCAATATGGTGGAAAAATTGCAGACGCAATTGGTATCCCTGATTCAGAATTAAGAAAAGCCGCTAAATCAGCAGTAGCTAAAATTAACGTAGATACTGATGGAAGATTAGCTTTCACAGCAGGAATCAGAGAAGTATTCGCTAAAAATCCTGGAGAATTTGATCCTAGAAAATATGTAGGACCTGCAAAAGATTACATGAAAGAATACTACAAAGATAAAATCAGAAACGTATTTGGATCAAATGGAGCTTACAAAGCTGGAGCTGCAAGATAA
- a CDS encoding HPr family phosphocarrier protein — protein sequence MASKTVTMTNPTGLHTRPGGVFVAKAKEFESSVEVENEGKKVNGKSLLKLLSIGIKNGSEVTVHAEGPDADEAVEVLGELLATIRD from the coding sequence ATGGCAAGTAAAACAGTTACTATGACAAATCCTACAGGATTACATACAAGACCAGGTGGAGTATTTGTTGCTAAAGCAAAAGAATTTGAAAGTTCAGTAGAAGTGGAAAACGAAGGAAAAAAAGTAAATGGAAAATCTTTATTGAAATTATTATCAATTGGAATTAAAAACGGTTCAGAAGTTACAGTTCATGCTGAAGGACCTGATGCTGATGAAGCAGTTGAAGTATTAGGAGAATTATTAGCAACTATCAGAGACTAA
- a CDS encoding glycoside hydrolase family 25 protein, which produces MAKFIKFLTIMIIFGGIAGFLEFSGYLYHNDILAELAGYKVQGLDISHHQEKVNWTRVDKKYKFIILKATEGQNFLDTDFLYNWNNARLNGFIVGAYHFFTMTSSGEAQADFYISKVPASDKTLPPMIDLEISTKKYKKPDVIKHLKDMVEKLEKHYQKRVIFYVNYNTYNAYIKGEFPENKIWITDYKYFPKIEEDSRWIIWQVSRRGRIEGIPGFTDKNVLRKGMTVEELINQNKIN; this is translated from the coding sequence ATGGCGAAATTTATAAAATTTTTGACAATTATGATAATTTTTGGAGGTATAGCGGGGTTTTTGGAATTTAGCGGATATTTGTATCATAATGATATTTTGGCGGAATTAGCTGGATATAAAGTTCAGGGGCTGGATATTTCACATCATCAGGAAAAAGTGAACTGGACTCGTGTAGATAAGAAATACAAATTTATTATTTTGAAAGCAACTGAAGGACAAAATTTTCTTGATACAGATTTTTTATATAACTGGAATAATGCGAGATTGAATGGCTTTATAGTGGGAGCATATCATTTTTTCACAATGACGAGCAGTGGAGAAGCACAAGCTGATTTTTACATAAGCAAAGTGCCAGCTTCTGACAAAACTTTACCACCAATGATTGATTTGGAAATATCTACAAAAAAATATAAAAAACCAGATGTAATTAAGCATTTAAAAGATATGGTTGAAAAACTTGAAAAACATTATCAAAAGAGAGTAATTTTTTATGTAAACTATAACACTTATAATGCATATATAAAAGGTGAATTTCCTGAAAATAAAATTTGGATTACAGATTATAAATATTTTCCAAAAATAGAAGAAGATAGCAGGTGGATAATCTGGCAAGTTTCAAGACGTGGAAGAATTGAAGGAATTCCAGGATTTACAGATAAAAATGTACTTAGAAAAGGAATGACAGTGGAAGAATTGATAAATCAAAATAAAATAAATTGA